One part of the Musa acuminata AAA Group cultivar baxijiao chromosome BXJ1-5, Cavendish_Baxijiao_AAA, whole genome shotgun sequence genome encodes these proteins:
- the LOC135673627 gene encoding U-box domain-containing protein 33-like, whose amino-acid sequence MEASHGRALSSNVSEIEEEAPAMEEEDMVYVAVPAEYKAGKSAFFWAIQNTSRDQPIVLAHVHTPAQLIPMLGGKFPASSLKQQQVNAYRMLEKEKMNKSLNDYITISSQLKRKVEKVVIEMDDIAKGLVELIEQHRITKLIMGAAADKHYSKKMKEIKSKTAISVKQRANPSCRIWFVCKEKLICTSEPSSDASRILQSPMMTSRSSTYSQCEQLRSPDSFLRQNESFNWHGSHIQDLPVHASTNSNGGRNVAALSSPLPVELPIPQSRVSMGGSPSDPWAGISRSSQSSCRSSSTNYEEISNFSMLSLANYEEAEAGSVILTSVHDSEKDLPSAPSHHYLEDLGSDGVVYNKLQEAMKEAENLKNEAYEESCKRRKAELNAVLAFQKAKASENLYTKEVRLRKEIEEAFAREKLEVEKLKSQHYEISKRLQNAIEQKLELDLKISESEHVAKEYDRKLTEAHHLLCSLQSDYDLLQQERDKVVKEAEELLQKRQQTSSISGAFSLEFSSLELMQATENFSNSLKIGEGGFGCVYKGFIRNTAVAIKLLHQQSMQGQSEFHQEVTVLSRVRHPNLVTLIGACPEIFALVYEFLPNGSLEDCLAYTNSSAPLTWQVRTRIIVEICSALIFLHSNNPHPVVHGDLKPDNILLDANFVSKIGDFGICRFLKQSNTSTTLCCQTNPKGTFLYMDPEYFLTGELTPQSDVYAFGIIILRLLTGKSPLRIARDVQEAVDNGDLHAIIDKSAGNWPFVQANQLAHLGLRCSEMSRKNRPDLTQEVWRIVEPMVKAASLSVSSLSLRSFSCDNSRIPSYFICPIFQETMNDPHIAADGFTYEAEAIKGWIDSGHDTSPMTNLKLPNCELIPNHALRSAIQEWLQQQQQQI is encoded by the exons ATGGAGGCGAGCCACGGCCGGGCACTTAGCAGCAACGTGAGCGAGATCGAGGAGGAGGCGCCGGCGATGGAAGAGGAAGACATGGTTTACGTCGCGGTGCCGGCGGAGTACAAGGCCGGGAAGTCCGCCTTTTTCTGGGCGATTCAGAACACCTCGAGGGACCAGCCCATCGTCCTCGCCCACGTCCACACCCCGGCGCAGCTGATTCCCATGC TGGGTGGCAAGTTTCCTGCAAGCTCGCTCAAGCAACAGCAAGTTAATGCTTATAGGATGCTGGAGAAAGAAAAGATGAATAAGAGTTTAAATGACTACATCACTATAAGTTCACAATTGAAG CGAAAAGTGGAGAAGGTGGTGATTGAGATGGATGATATTGCAAAAGGGCTTGTTGAGCTCATCGAACAACACCGGATCACCAAACTCATCATGGGAGCAGCAGCAGATAAGCATTACTCCAA GAAAATGAAAGAGATTAAATCCAAGACAGCAATCAGTGTGAAGCAACGAGCTAATCCATCATGCAGGATATGGTTCGTTTGCAAAGAAAAATTGATTTGCACCAG TGAACCTAGTTCAGATGCATCTCGGATATTACAATCACCTATGATGACCAGCCGAAGCTCCACATACAGCCAATGTGAACAGTTGAGATCACCAGATTCATTCTTAAGACAAAATGAATCATTTAATTGGCATGGAAGCCATATCCAAGATCTGCCCGTGCATGCATCTACTAATTCTAATGGAGGTAGAAATGTGGCAGCATTGTCATCTCCCTTGCCTGTTGAGCTTCCAATTCCTCAAAGTAGAGTAAGTATGGGGGGGAGTCCATCTGATCCATGGGCAGGAATTTCAAGGAGTTCTCAGAGTTCATGTCGTTCATCATCAACAAACTATGAGGAAATTAGCAACTTCAGTATGTTATCATTGGCCAATTATGAAGAGGCTGAAGCTGGGTCAGTGATCTTAACTTCAGTGCATGATTCCGAGAAGGATCTCCCTTCTGCACCTTCCCATCATTATCTT GAAGATCTGGGGTCAGATGGTGTTGTGTATAATAAACTTCAAGAAGCCATGAAAGAGGCTGAGAACTTGAAGAATGAGGCTTATGAAGAATCCTGCAAGCGCCGAAAAGCTGAACTGAATGCAGTTTTAGCTTTCCAAAAG GCCAAAGCATCAGAGAATTTATACACGAAGGAGGTGAGACTCAGGAAAGAAATCGAGGAAGCATTTGCAAGGGAAAAGTTGGAAGTAGAAAAGCTAAAGAGTCAACACTATGAAATTTCTAAACGTCTCCAAAATGCAATCGAACAAAAGTTGGAATTGGATCTTAAGATTTCTGAATCTGAACATGTTGCCAAAGAGTATGACAGAAAACTCACAGAGGCGCATCATCTTCTCTGTTCTCTTCAATCAGACTATGATTTGTTGCAGCAAGAGCGTGATAAAGTAGTTAAAGAAGCTGAAGAGCTACTTCAGAAGAGACAGCAGACATCTAGCATTTCTGGGGCTTTCAGCTTGGAGTTCTCCTCGTTGGAGCTTATGCAAGCAACTGAAAACTTCAGCAACTCATTGAAGATTGGAGAAGGTGGATTTGGATGTGTATACAAGGGCTTTATTCGCAACACAGCTGTCGCTATAAAGTTGCTGCATCAACAAAGTATGCAAGGCCAATCTGAGTTCCATCAAGAG GTGACTGTCCTCAGCAGGGTGAGGCACCCAAACCTTGTCACTCTTATTGGTGCTTGCCCGGAGATCTTTGCTCTAGTCTATGAGTTCCTCCCTAATGGAAGCCTCGAAGACTGTCTTGCCTACACGAACAGCTCTGCACCCCTCACATGGCAGGTCCGCACACGTATCATCGTGGAGATATGCTCTGCTCTGATCTTTCTTCATTCAAACAATCCCCATCCTGTCGTCCATGGTGACCTCAAGCCTGACAACATTCTTCTGGATGCCAACTTTGTGAGTAAGATTGGTGACTTTGGCATCTGCCGTTTCCTCAAACAGTCCAATACCAGCACCACTCTCTGTTGCCAGACAAATCCCAAAGGCACCTTTTTATACATGGACCCTGAATATTTCCTTACAGGAGAGCTCACACCACAATCCGATGTTTACGCCTTTGGAATCATAATCCTACGCCTCTTGACAGGGAAATCTCCCCTGCGCATTGCAAGAGATGTACAGGAAGCTGTGGATAATGGAGACTTGCATGCAATTATTGATAAATCTGCTGGAAACTGGCCTTTTGTGCAAGCAAACCAATTGGCACATTTGGGCCTAAGATGCTCAGAGATGAGTAGGAAGAACCGACCAGATCTTACCCAAGAGGTATGGAGAATAGTTGAGCCTATGGTGAAGGCAGCTTCATTGTCTGTGTCATCACTGTCACTTAGGTCATTCTCCTGTGACAACAGCCGCATACCTTCTTACTTCATCTGTCCGATCTTCCAG GAGACAATGAATGATCCACATATAGCAGCAGATGGCTTCACTTATGAAGCTGAAGCTATAAAAGGCTGGATCGACAGCGGTCATGATACATCACCTATGACAAACTTGAAGCTTCCAAACTGCGAGCTTATTCCGAATCATGCACTACGTTCAGCCATTCAAGAATGGCTtcagcagcaacaacagcaaatctga